The Desulfobacteraceae bacterium genome contains the following window.
CATCACGGTCCCGGCCTCGCCCGAACAGCTGGAATTCATCCTCAAACAGCTGCGTCGGCTGATAAACGTCATCAAGGTGCGCGTCATGACCGGCGAGGACGCCGTGCGGCGCGAGATGGCCCTGATCTGCGTGCGCGCCGAACCGCAGAACCGCCCGGAAATCCGCAGCATCGTCGAGTCCTTCCGGGGCCGGATCGTGGATACCGGCACCACCCACTACATCGTCGAGGTGGCCGGCCGGCAGGCCAAGATCGAGGCTTTCATGCGGCTGCTGGCGCCGATGGGGATCAAGAAGGTCACCCGCTCCGGGATTCTCGCGCTTTACCGTGAACCGGGGTGATGCCCGGCGAACCGAATGGCTCGCCGGGGATGCCACTTTCCCAAAAAAACGACGATTTTGAAATACCCGCGTATTCCAAAATCGTCGCAAGCAAACATTCGGCGGCCAAAGGCCCCGAACCGCAGCTTGGCTTACTCGAAAGCCGCGCTCAGGTCATTCATGGCCTCATCCATACCGGC
Protein-coding sequences here:
- the ilvN gene encoding acetolactate synthase small subunit, with the translated sequence MTLEHHTITMLVENEPGVTARVTGLFAGRGFNIDTICGAPTANPQLSRITITVPASPEQLEFILKQLRRLINVIKVRVMTGEDAVRREMALICVRAEPQNRPEIRSIVESFRGRIVDTGTTHYIVEVAGRQAKIEAFMRLLAPMGIKKVTRSGILALYREPG